ACGCTGGACCCGGAAGCGCGCACGCTGCTGCAGGTGCGGGTGGAGGATCTGGCCGAGGCCGATGACATCTTCACCAAGCTCATGGGCGACGTGGTGGAACCGCGCCGCGAGTTCATCCAGAACAACGCGCTGAGCGTGGAGAACCTTGATTTCTGATCAGGGCCGCAAAGCGGAGTGATTTAGCGGGGCCCTCTCAGGGCCCCGTTTTCATTTGGCGAGCCGATAGACGCGCCGGGCCGTGCCGGAAAACAGCGCTTGGATTGTGGAGTCCGGCTGGCCGCTCAGAATGGTTTTAAGCTGGGCCATCTGTTGCTTCAGCGGGCAGTTCACAGTCTCTACGGGCAGGTTAGAGCCGTACATCATCCGCTCGGCACCAAGCGCGGCGAGGGCGAAATCGACGTAGGGCTTGAGCACCGGGGCGGACCACGCGCGATCCGCCGTCCAGAGGCCGGACAGCTTGAGAACGACGTTGGGCGTATCCGAAAGCGCGTCGATCCCGGCAAACCAATCCTTGGCATTGCCCGGCTGATCGGGTTCCAGCGTGGCGAAATGGTTGATCACGATGGTCAGCCCCGGATACGCGGCGGCGAGCGCGGCCACCTCGGGAAGCTGCGCGGGGACAACAACCATCTCAAGGCACAGGCCATGGGCTTCAATAAGGGGAAGCGCTGCGCGGAAGGCGGGCTCCGCCAGAACGCCTGCGCGATCGGCCACCCGCCAGCGCCCGGCGGCGTCATAGGCCACGGGCGTGCGGAGGCCACGAAACACCGGAAAGGCAAGGTTGCGC
The sequence above is drawn from the Pseudoruegeria sp. SHC-113 genome and encodes:
- a CDS encoding amidohydrolase family protein, with amino-acid sequence MSDAALEGVEIIDAHHHFWDLSRFPYRWLAPGSGPGRFGEKTLLQRDYLVSAYQDDFAGHNLTGSVHVQANCGADDPVAETAWLQELSDATGGPSAAVAEVDLCAPEAAEQIARNLAFPVFRGLRTPVAYDAAGRWRVADRAGVLAEPAFRAALPLIEAHGLCLEMVVVPAQLPEVAALAAAYPGLTIVINHFATLEPDQPGNAKDWFAGIDALSDTPNVVLKLSGLWTADRAWSAPVLKPYVDFALAALGAERMMYGSNLPVETVNCPLKQQMAQLKTILSGQPDSTIQALFSGTARRVYRLAK